In the Parasteatoda tepidariorum isolate YZ-2023 chromosome 3, CAS_Ptep_4.0, whole genome shotgun sequence genome, one interval contains:
- the LOC107456006 gene encoding TBC1 domain family member 30-like, with translation MKNLVLLSASVHNTVCAWDCRSKSCEPIQLWLSLAERHLEGKTALLEKAFSVCLGEKCDPDESELGTQIIKDLHQTGCNSFSGEVAQQNQTHLKRVLLAYAEWNPSVGYCQGFI, from the exons ATGAAGAATCTAGTTTTACTATCTGCTTCAGTTCATAATACTGTTTGTGCTTGGGATTGCCGTAGCAAGTCTTGCGAGCCTATTCAG TTGTGGTTGAGTCTTGCTGAAAGACATTTAGAAGGTAAAACTGCTCTTTTAGAGAAAGCATTTTCTGTTTGCTTAGGTGAGAAATGTGATCCAGATGAAAGTGAACTTGGAACTCAAATAATTAAG gaTCTTCATCAAACTGGTTGCAATTCATTTAGTGGTGAAGTAGCTCAACAAAACCAAACTCACTTGAAACGTGTTCTCCTAGCGTATGCAGAATGGAATCCTAGCGTAGGATATTGTCaaggttttatttaa